One stretch of Halobacillus litoralis DNA includes these proteins:
- a CDS encoding F0F1 ATP synthase subunit B, whose product MQTFTNMFILGAEGGLNIGDMLVQLFLFIVLLALLKKFAWGPFMNMMKEREDYISNEIDTAEKSREEAQRMQREASEELKKTRQDAQKIIEDARKTASQQEQSIIESARTEAERMKDNAKQEIVQEKEKAIQSLKDQVASMSVMIASKVIEKELSKEDQDHLIQQYISEAGEER is encoded by the coding sequence GTGCAAACTTTTACTAATATGTTCATTCTTGGTGCTGAAGGCGGACTTAATATCGGTGATATGCTAGTTCAGCTGTTTCTTTTCATCGTTCTCTTAGCGTTGCTTAAGAAATTCGCCTGGGGACCTTTCATGAATATGATGAAAGAACGTGAAGATTATATCTCAAATGAGATAGACACAGCTGAAAAGAGCCGTGAAGAAGCTCAAAGAATGCAACGTGAAGCTTCAGAAGAGTTGAAAAAGACAAGACAAGATGCGCAAAAGATTATAGAGGATGCACGTAAAACAGCTTCTCAACAGGAGCAATCCATCATTGAATCTGCTCGTACGGAAGCAGAACGAATGAAAGATAATGCAAAACAAGAAATTGTTCAAGAGAAAGAAAAAGCAATCCAGTCACTTAAAGATCAGGTTGCTTCCATGTCTGTGATGATTGCGTCCAAAGTAATTGAGAAAGAGCTATCTAAAGAGGATCAAGACCACCTCATCCAACAATACATTAGCGAAGCGGGAGAAGAACGATGA
- a CDS encoding F0F1 ATP synthase subunit delta gives MSETVVAKRYAQALFQLAQERKKVEQIGEELRTVREVLRGNPSVYTFLKHPKITTEDKKRVFSNSFQGMTTEVLNTLNLIVDRHREDLIIDMISEFLTKIDNQKGIAEATVYSVRELSDDEKQQISKTFAPKVEKQSLNITNIIDSSLLGGIRVKIGNRIFDGSVSGKLHRMERELVSNKR, from the coding sequence ATGAGTGAAACAGTCGTTGCGAAGCGCTATGCACAAGCCCTTTTTCAACTTGCTCAGGAACGAAAGAAAGTCGAACAAATCGGTGAAGAATTAAGAACAGTAAGAGAAGTCCTTCGTGGAAATCCTTCTGTGTACACATTTTTAAAGCATCCGAAGATTACAACAGAAGATAAAAAACGTGTATTTTCCAATTCGTTTCAGGGTATGACAACTGAGGTGTTGAACACGTTGAATCTCATTGTAGATCGTCATAGAGAAGACTTGATTATAGATATGATCAGTGAATTTTTGACTAAAATCGATAATCAAAAAGGCATTGCTGAAGCAACCGTTTACTCTGTGCGTGAGCTTTCGGATGACGAAAAGCAGCAAATTTCCAAAACATTTGCTCCAAAGGTAGAAAAGCAGTCCTTGAACATTACAAACATAATTGATTCATCATTGCTTGGCGGAATTCGCGTCAAGATTGGGAATCGAATTTTCGATGGTTCAGTAAGCGGTAAATTACACCGCATGGAACGTGAACTAGTATCGAATAAAAGATGA
- the wecB gene encoding non-hydrolyzing UDP-N-acetylglucosamine 2-epimerase gives MTERIKVMTIFGTRPEAIKMAPLVLELKKRAAQFEPIVAVTAQHREMLDQVLNIFDIEPDFDLDIMKARQSLAQVTTRALEGLDEVMKETKPDVVLVHGDTTTTFAASLAAYYNQIPVGHVEAGLRTWNKYSPFPEEMNRQLTGVMADLHFAPTNKSRDNLLAENKSEDNIFVTGNTAIDALQTTVAEDYASEVLDEVGDKRLVLMTAHRRENLGNNMKQMFRAIKRLVQEHDDIQVVYPVHLNPVVKETADEILGNDDRIKLIEPLDVIDFHNFASRAHLILTDSGGVQEEAPSLGVPVLVLRDTTERPEGIEAGTLKLAGTEEDHIFHLAHELLSDDNKHEAMAKASNPYGDGQASARIAEAIRYFFKHRDDKPAPFEIE, from the coding sequence ATGACAGAACGCATAAAAGTAATGACGATATTTGGGACAAGACCGGAAGCTATAAAAATGGCCCCGCTCGTCCTTGAATTAAAAAAACGTGCGGCACAGTTTGAACCAATCGTTGCAGTAACCGCTCAGCACAGAGAGATGCTGGACCAGGTGTTGAATATTTTTGATATCGAACCAGATTTTGATCTTGATATCATGAAAGCCCGCCAGTCACTTGCTCAGGTAACCACTCGTGCTTTAGAAGGTTTGGATGAAGTGATGAAAGAAACAAAACCGGATGTGGTCCTTGTCCATGGAGATACGACGACAACATTCGCCGCTTCTCTGGCTGCCTACTACAACCAGATTCCTGTGGGGCATGTGGAAGCAGGATTGCGTACATGGAACAAGTACTCTCCGTTCCCTGAAGAAATGAATCGTCAGCTGACAGGTGTCATGGCAGACCTTCATTTTGCACCGACGAATAAATCAAGAGACAATCTTCTTGCTGAAAATAAGTCGGAGGACAATATCTTTGTTACCGGGAATACAGCTATTGATGCTTTACAGACGACGGTAGCAGAAGACTATGCGTCTGAAGTGCTTGATGAAGTAGGGGATAAACGCCTTGTTCTGATGACAGCACACCGTCGTGAAAACCTAGGAAACAACATGAAGCAAATGTTCCGCGCGATCAAGCGTCTTGTTCAGGAGCATGACGATATTCAAGTTGTCTATCCGGTTCACTTAAATCCGGTGGTCAAAGAGACAGCCGATGAAATTTTAGGAAATGACGATCGAATCAAGCTGATCGAGCCTCTTGATGTCATCGATTTCCACAATTTCGCTTCAAGAGCACATCTCATTTTGACAGATTCAGGCGGCGTCCAAGAAGAAGCTCCTTCTTTGGGGGTTCCTGTCCTTGTCCTTCGTGACACGACAGAACGCCCGGAGGGAATTGAGGCTGGTACATTGAAACTTGCAGGAACAGAAGAGGATCATATTTTCCACCTCGCTCATGAGTTATTATCTGATGACAATAAACATGAAGCGATGGCTAAAGCCTCCAATCCATATGGAGATGGACAAGCTTCTGCCCGCATTGCAGAGGCGATCCGTTACTTCTTCAAACATCGCGACGACAAACCAGCACCATTCGAAATCGAATAA
- a CDS encoding AtpZ/AtpI family protein, which produces MKRSKLPFHAMALTSAIISQLAGGPLAGVFIGKWIDGLLSTTPTFLIIGLFLGLGAGTYGTIHLVRTYSGDD; this is translated from the coding sequence ATGAAACGTTCTAAGTTGCCATTTCATGCTATGGCGCTCACCAGCGCGATCATTTCTCAATTAGCCGGCGGCCCTTTAGCTGGTGTTTTTATTGGGAAATGGATCGATGGCCTACTATCTACCACACCTACATTCCTGATTATTGGACTTTTCCTCGGTTTAGGGGCAGGTACATATGGGACTATTCATTTAGTACGCACGTACTCGGGAGACGATTAA
- the rpiB gene encoding ribose 5-phosphate isomerase B, translated as MKVILASDHGGVNLRKEVADVLNELEVEFEDIGCDCEDSVDYPDYAIPAAERVANGEFDKAILICGTGIGMSISANKVKGIRAALVHDLFTAKVTREHNDSNVLCMGERVIGPGLAREIARTWVSTDFEAGRHERRVSKIAEYENK; from the coding sequence ATGAAAGTGATCCTTGCCTCCGACCATGGCGGAGTAAACTTACGAAAAGAAGTAGCAGACGTTTTGAATGAACTTGAAGTAGAATTCGAAGACATCGGGTGTGATTGTGAAGATTCCGTCGATTATCCAGACTACGCAATCCCTGCAGCAGAACGTGTAGCAAACGGAGAATTTGATAAAGCGATCCTCATCTGTGGAACCGGAATCGGTATGTCGATCTCCGCTAATAAAGTGAAGGGAATTCGTGCCGCGTTGGTGCATGACCTTTTCACTGCTAAAGTCACTCGTGAACATAACGACTCGAACGTATTATGCATGGGCGAACGCGTCATCGGACCAGGTTTAGCGCGTGAAATTGCGAGAACATGGGTGTCTACAGACTTCGAAGCAGGTCGTCACGAAAGACGTGTGAGTAAGATTGCCGAATACGAAAATAAGTAA
- a CDS encoding low molecular weight protein arginine phosphatase, with protein MNILFVCTGNTCRSPMAEALLKSKLEEGNVQSAGIFAGKGEPLAKNSDLVLREIDLELNHKTRPIDPDLLEWSDLVLTMTDRHKQTLALQYPDYQEKYYTLKEYVLIDENQWQHLKNLYAAFEEKRLSIINEYKGKMDDQELEQKLFDELENEIKEIDQREKELPDLNIIDPFGGNITIYRNTRDELNHYIERLVEKLRDEE; from the coding sequence ATGAATATATTATTTGTCTGTACAGGAAATACATGCCGAAGCCCAATGGCTGAAGCATTGCTTAAATCGAAGCTTGAAGAAGGAAATGTTCAATCCGCAGGAATTTTCGCGGGCAAAGGAGAACCTCTGGCAAAGAATTCGGATCTCGTTCTTCGGGAAATCGATTTGGAATTAAACCATAAAACAAGGCCTATCGATCCGGATCTTCTGGAATGGTCAGACCTTGTGCTCACCATGACCGACCGTCATAAACAAACCCTCGCACTCCAATACCCAGACTATCAAGAAAAATACTATACGCTTAAAGAGTATGTCCTCATTGATGAAAATCAATGGCAACACTTAAAGAACCTTTATGCAGCCTTCGAAGAGAAACGTCTGTCCATCATCAATGAATATAAAGGCAAGATGGATGATCAGGAACTGGAACAAAAATTGTTCGATGAACTTGAGAACGAAATAAAAGAAATCGACCAGCGAGAGAAAGAGCTTCCAGATTTGAATATCATAGACCCTTTCGGTGGGAATATCACCATTTATCGGAATACCCGTGATGAATTAAATCACTACATTGAACGTCTCGTAGAGAAACTTCGCGACGAGGAATAA
- the glyA gene encoding serine hydroxymethyltransferase, protein MNHVKSADAEIFAAVQDERQRQQDNIELIASENFVSEAVMEAMGSVLTNKYAEGYPGRRYYGGCEHVDVVENLARDRAKQLFGADHANVQPHSGAQANMAVYFTVLDHGDTVLGMNLNHGGHLTHGSPVNFSGKLYNFEEYGVDEKDETIDYEAVLQKAKEVQPKMIVAGASAYPREIDFAKFREIADEVGAYLMVDMAHIAGLVATGLHPNPVPHAHFVTTTTHKTLRGPRGGMILCEESFAKKIDKTVFPGMQGGPLMHIIAAKAVSFKEALQPEFKAYSRQIIANAKQLGESLVEKGVDLVSGGTDNHLLLLDLRSKGLTGKVIEKALDEIGITTNKNAIPFDPESPFVTSGIRIGTAAVTSRGFKEAEMEEIADLIAFTLDHHEDEAKMKEAEKRVRELTSRFPLYQTLNFSSI, encoded by the coding sequence ATGAATCATGTAAAATCAGCAGATGCAGAAATTTTTGCAGCCGTCCAGGATGAAAGACAACGCCAACAGGATAATATTGAATTAATTGCTTCAGAAAACTTCGTTTCAGAAGCGGTTATGGAAGCGATGGGTTCTGTGCTTACGAATAAATATGCGGAAGGCTATCCAGGTCGTCGTTACTATGGTGGTTGTGAACACGTAGACGTTGTTGAAAACTTAGCGCGCGACCGCGCGAAACAACTCTTTGGAGCCGATCATGCTAATGTTCAGCCGCACTCTGGTGCACAAGCGAACATGGCCGTTTATTTCACCGTGCTTGACCATGGGGATACAGTCCTTGGGATGAATTTGAATCACGGCGGTCATTTGACCCATGGCAGCCCCGTCAACTTCAGCGGTAAATTGTACAATTTTGAAGAGTACGGTGTGGACGAGAAAGATGAAACGATTGATTATGAAGCGGTACTTCAGAAAGCTAAAGAAGTGCAACCTAAAATGATCGTAGCTGGTGCCAGTGCCTACCCAAGAGAAATCGATTTTGCTAAATTCCGTGAAATCGCTGATGAGGTCGGAGCTTATCTCATGGTCGATATGGCACATATCGCAGGGCTGGTTGCTACAGGTCTACACCCGAATCCTGTACCTCACGCTCATTTTGTTACGACAACGACCCATAAAACATTGCGTGGACCTCGTGGTGGAATGATCCTTTGTGAAGAATCTTTCGCTAAGAAGATCGACAAGACTGTGTTCCCAGGAATGCAAGGCGGTCCTTTAATGCATATCATTGCAGCTAAAGCTGTGTCCTTTAAGGAAGCTTTGCAACCAGAATTTAAAGCATATTCCCGACAAATCATCGCCAATGCGAAGCAGCTAGGCGAATCCCTTGTTGAAAAAGGGGTAGACCTTGTTTCTGGTGGAACAGACAACCACTTACTCTTACTTGACTTACGCAGCAAAGGCTTGACCGGCAAAGTTATCGAAAAAGCTTTAGATGAAATCGGTATTACGACAAACAAAAATGCCATCCCGTTCGACCCTGAAAGCCCATTTGTCACAAGCGGAATCCGTATTGGTACAGCGGCTGTTACAAGCCGTGGCTTCAAGGAAGCGGAAATGGAAGAAATTGCAGATCTGATTGCCTTCACTCTAGACCATCATGAGGATGAAGCAAAAATGAAAGAAGCGGAAAAGCGTGTACGCGAATTAACGTCCCGCTTCCCGTTATATCAGACACTCAACTTTTCTTCCATTTAA
- the atpA gene encoding F0F1 ATP synthase subunit alpha, whose protein sequence is MSIKAEEISALIKQQIENYETEIEVKDVGTVIEVGDGIARAHGLDNVMAGELVEFSNGVMGLAQNLEENNVGLVILGPYTDIKEGDEVRRTGRIMQVPVGEEMLGRVVNPLGQPVDGRGPIETTRTRPIESPAPGVMDRKSVDEPLQTGIKAIDALVPIGRGQRELIIGDRQTGKTSVAIDAILNQHDQDMICIYVAIGQKESTVRGTVETLRRHGALDYTIVVTASASQPAPLLYLAPYAGVSLGEDFMYNGKHVLVVYDDLSKQAAAYRELSLLLRRPPGREAFPGDVFYLHSRLLERAAKLSDAKGGGSLTALPFVETQAGDISAYIPTNVISITDGQIFLQSDLFFSGVRPAINAGLSVSRVGGSAQIKAMKKVAGTLRLDLASYRELEAFAQFGSDLDKSTQAKLNRGARTVEVLKQGLHQPLAVEKQVMIIYALTKGFLDDVPVEDVTRFESEFHNWLDNNRKELLSQIRETGKLADDEDMSGAVKEFKKTFVVSE, encoded by the coding sequence ATGAGCATCAAAGCTGAAGAAATCAGTGCGCTGATTAAACAGCAAATTGAAAACTATGAGACTGAAATAGAAGTCAAAGATGTTGGTACAGTTATCGAAGTAGGTGACGGTATCGCACGTGCTCATGGTCTTGACAATGTCATGGCTGGAGAGCTTGTTGAATTTTCAAATGGTGTTATGGGCCTTGCACAAAACCTAGAGGAAAATAACGTAGGTCTTGTTATCCTTGGACCATATACAGATATTAAAGAAGGCGACGAAGTTCGTCGTACAGGACGCATCATGCAAGTTCCTGTAGGGGAAGAAATGTTGGGGAGAGTCGTTAACCCACTTGGACAACCGGTCGATGGCCGTGGGCCAATTGAAACGACAAGAACACGCCCGATTGAATCACCTGCCCCAGGTGTTATGGATCGTAAATCCGTAGATGAACCACTACAAACAGGTATCAAAGCGATTGATGCGCTTGTACCAATTGGCCGTGGACAACGTGAATTAATCATCGGTGACCGTCAAACGGGTAAAACATCTGTGGCCATCGATGCTATTTTGAACCAGCACGACCAGGATATGATTTGTATCTACGTCGCCATTGGTCAAAAAGAATCTACCGTTCGTGGAACAGTAGAAACTTTACGCCGTCATGGTGCACTAGACTACACAATCGTAGTTACTGCCAGTGCTTCTCAGCCAGCACCACTTCTTTACCTTGCTCCATACGCGGGCGTATCCCTAGGTGAAGACTTCATGTACAACGGAAAGCATGTACTCGTAGTTTACGATGACCTTTCTAAGCAGGCGGCTGCCTATCGTGAGCTTTCCTTGCTGTTACGTCGTCCTCCAGGTCGTGAGGCCTTCCCAGGGGATGTATTCTACTTGCACTCCCGTTTACTAGAACGTGCGGCTAAATTAAGTGATGCTAAAGGTGGAGGCTCATTGACTGCCCTTCCTTTCGTAGAAACTCAAGCAGGAGACATCTCTGCTTATATCCCTACCAACGTAATTTCCATCACAGATGGTCAAATATTCTTGCAATCCGACTTGTTCTTCTCGGGTGTACGTCCAGCGATTAACGCCGGACTATCCGTATCTCGTGTAGGTGGTTCTGCACAGATCAAAGCGATGAAGAAAGTTGCCGGTACTTTGCGTCTTGACTTAGCATCTTATCGTGAACTTGAAGCTTTCGCTCAGTTTGGTTCCGATCTAGACAAATCAACACAAGCTAAGCTGAACCGTGGTGCACGTACGGTTGAGGTACTTAAACAGGGACTTCACCAACCATTAGCGGTCGAAAAACAAGTCATGATCATTTATGCACTGACAAAAGGTTTCTTAGATGATGTTCCAGTAGAAGATGTCACTCGTTTCGAGTCAGAGTTCCATAATTGGTTGGATAACAACCGTAAAGAACTTCTTTCTCAAATTCGTGAAACAGGAAAACTTGCTGATGACGAAGACATGAGTGGTGCTGTGAAAGAATTCAAGAAAACATTTGTTGTTTCTGAATAA
- the upp gene encoding uracil phosphoribosyltransferase: MANVYVLDHPLIQHKLTYIRKKETGTKDFRELVDEVAALMAFEITRDLPLEEVSIDTPVVQDAKAKVLTGKKIGLVPILRAGLGMVDGIIQLIPAAKIGHVGLYRDPETLQPVEYYVKLPSDIEERELIVIDPMLATGGSANEAIHSLKKRGARQIRLMCLVAAPEGVEAVQKEHPDVDIYLAALDEKLNEKGYIVPGLGDAGDRLYGTK; this comes from the coding sequence ATGGCAAACGTTTATGTACTGGATCACCCATTGATTCAACATAAGTTGACGTACATACGTAAAAAAGAGACAGGGACAAAAGACTTCCGTGAATTAGTAGATGAAGTAGCAGCACTTATGGCCTTTGAGATCACCCGAGATCTTCCACTAGAAGAAGTGTCTATCGATACACCAGTCGTACAGGATGCGAAGGCAAAAGTACTGACAGGTAAGAAGATCGGACTTGTTCCTATTCTAAGAGCCGGGCTTGGTATGGTGGATGGGATTATCCAATTGATTCCAGCTGCGAAAATCGGACATGTCGGACTTTACCGAGATCCAGAAACATTGCAGCCCGTCGAATATTATGTGAAACTTCCAAGTGATATCGAAGAACGTGAACTGATTGTCATCGATCCGATGCTTGCGACAGGCGGATCAGCCAATGAAGCAATCCACTCCTTGAAGAAACGTGGAGCACGACAAATTCGTTTGATGTGCCTGGTAGCTGCCCCTGAAGGTGTGGAAGCTGTTCAGAAAGAACACCCTGATGTGGACATCTATCTTGCGGCTCTTGATGAGAAACTGAACGAAAAAGGATATATCGTACCAGGTTTAGGAGATGCCGGAGACCGTTTGTACGGAACCAAATAA
- the atpE gene encoding F0F1 ATP synthase subunit C: MGLIAAAIAVGLAAVGAGIGNGLIVGRTVEGIARQPELRGTLQTTMFIGVALVEALPIIGVVIAFIVMGQ, translated from the coding sequence ATGGGTCTGATTGCAGCAGCAATTGCAGTAGGTCTTGCAGCAGTAGGTGCAGGTATTGGTAACGGTTTAATCGTAGGTAGAACAGTAGAAGGTATTGCACGTCAACCGGAATTACGAGGTACGCTTCAAACAACAATGTTCATTGGTGTAGCCCTAGTAGAGGCACTTCCAATCATTGGTGTCGTAATTGCATTTATCGTAATGGGTCAATAA
- a CDS encoding S8 family serine peptidase, with translation MAAPHVAGMAALIKEAHPDWESCRSQTGVDKYSGFDTDW, from the coding sequence ATGGCTGCCCCTCATGTAGCCGGTATGGCAGCCTTGATCAAGGAAGCTCATCCGGATTGGGAGTCCTGCAGAAGTCAAACAGGCGTTGACAAGTACAGCGGATTTGATACTGACTGGTGA
- a CDS encoding ATP synthase subunit I produces MEDYQQMISRQRKWMFYLLAFLVLGWGLTPWKTVFLGLLLGTTLSFYNLWTMQRKISKLGEHSTVTSKSKQRKPNIGTFTRLATGALAAVIALQFEEHFHIISVVLGLMTAYFVILIDYLFKHETE; encoded by the coding sequence ATGGAAGACTATCAACAGATGATATCCCGTCAAAGAAAATGGATGTTCTACCTTTTAGCATTTCTCGTTCTAGGATGGGGGCTTACACCTTGGAAAACGGTTTTTTTAGGCCTTTTATTAGGAACCACGTTAAGCTTTTACAATCTATGGACGATGCAAAGAAAAATATCCAAATTGGGCGAACATTCCACGGTCACATCAAAATCTAAGCAACGAAAACCAAATATTGGTACGTTTACACGATTAGCCACAGGCGCATTAGCAGCCGTTATAGCACTTCAATTCGAAGAACATTTCCACATTATTTCAGTAGTATTGGGCTTAATGACAGCCTACTTTGTCATTTTAATAGACTACCTGTTTAAACATGAAACAGAATAG
- a CDS encoding F0F1 ATP synthase subunit gamma: MASLRDIKGRITSTKKTKQITKAMEMVSASKLNRAEQNAKRFVPYSEKIQEVVGSIAQGGGDARHPMLEARDVKKTGYLVITSDRGLAGAFNSSVLRKVYQQIRSKHTSADEYTLITIGRIGRDFFRKRNMPVDMDITGISDQPDFSDIKDIASDTVQLYTDERIDQLYIFYNHYVSAITQEVTEKKILPLTDLNKEGKASRSSYEYEPSQEEILEVLLPQYAESLIYGALLDSKASEHAARMTAMKSATDNADDLIGDLTLSYNRARQAAITQEITEIVGGAAALE; the protein is encoded by the coding sequence GTGGCATCCCTTAGAGACATTAAAGGTCGGATTACGTCTACGAAAAAGACGAAACAAATTACAAAAGCTATGGAAATGGTTTCAGCTTCCAAGTTGAACCGTGCGGAACAAAACGCCAAAAGGTTTGTTCCCTATAGTGAAAAAATCCAGGAAGTTGTAGGAAGCATTGCACAAGGTGGCGGTGATGCGAGGCACCCAATGCTTGAAGCGCGTGATGTCAAGAAGACGGGTTATTTAGTCATTACTTCAGATCGTGGACTTGCCGGAGCGTTTAACAGCAGTGTTCTTCGTAAGGTGTATCAACAAATCCGAAGCAAGCATACCTCAGCGGATGAATACACCCTGATTACAATCGGACGTATCGGGCGTGACTTTTTCCGTAAACGAAACATGCCCGTCGATATGGATATTACAGGAATATCTGATCAACCAGACTTCTCTGACATTAAAGATATCGCTTCAGATACCGTACAACTGTACACAGATGAAAGAATTGATCAGCTTTATATCTTTTACAATCATTACGTCAGTGCAATCACTCAAGAAGTGACAGAGAAGAAGATTCTTCCACTGACGGACTTGAATAAAGAGGGGAAAGCGAGTCGGAGTTCATACGAGTATGAACCGAGCCAAGAAGAGATTCTGGAAGTCTTGCTTCCTCAATATGCTGAGAGCTTGATCTATGGGGCTTTGCTCGATAGTAAAGCCAGTGAGCATGCAGCACGTATGACCGCGATGAAGAGTGCGACCGATAATGCTGATGATTTAATCGGAGATTTGACACTCTCATATAACCGTGCCCGTCAAGCTGCTATTACCCAAGAGATTACCGAAATTGTCGGCGGTGCAGCTGCCCTAGAATAG
- the atpB gene encoding F0F1 ATP synthase subunit A produces the protein MNHKAPMLEDAFGLEWLDFNLSNVLMMLIASVIVFIVAVAATRSLERRPKGFQNFMEWLIDFVKGIIGSNMDWNVGRLFLPLGLTLFTYIFVSNMLGVVTIFAPHHVLWWKSPTSDPGITLTLAVMVVVLTNYYGVKMRGANEVGKDFMRPLPFLLPFKIIEEFSNTLTLGLRLYGNIYAGEILLGLLAGIASAGFLGFLGGVIPMLAWQAFSTFVGFIQAFIFTMLTMVYMSHKVSSDH, from the coding sequence ATGAATCACAAAGCACCAATGTTGGAGGATGCGTTTGGTCTTGAATGGCTAGACTTCAACCTGTCCAACGTTTTAATGATGCTGATTGCTTCAGTCATCGTTTTTATTGTTGCTGTAGCTGCAACGCGAAGTTTAGAACGGCGTCCAAAGGGTTTTCAAAACTTTATGGAATGGCTTATTGACTTTGTAAAAGGTATTATTGGTTCAAACATGGACTGGAATGTAGGGAGGCTTTTTCTACCATTAGGATTAACTCTCTTCACGTATATCTTTGTCTCTAACATGCTGGGGGTAGTCACGATTTTCGCGCCACATCACGTTCTTTGGTGGAAATCACCGACATCCGATCCAGGCATCACCTTAACCCTTGCTGTTATGGTTGTCGTTCTCACCAATTATTACGGTGTGAAGATGAGAGGTGCCAATGAAGTTGGAAAAGACTTCATGCGACCACTTCCATTCTTGCTCCCATTCAAAATTATTGAGGAGTTTTCTAACACGTTAACCCTAGGACTTCGACTATACGGGAATATTTACGCAGGGGAAATTCTGCTGGGATTACTAGCAGGAATTGCTTCAGCTGGTTTCCTAGGTTTCTTGGGGGGAGTAATTCCTATGTTAGCGTGGCAGGCATTCAGTACATTCGTAGGCTTTATCCAAGCGTTCATTTTTACTATGTTGACAATGGTTTATATGTCTCACAAAGTGAGTTCTGACCATTAA
- a CDS encoding TIGR01440 family protein has translation MKKIQRDVRSVVDQLMETGSLQPGVFVIGCSTSEIAGEKIGTSGSEAIAEVVFSELQHLAERAGVHLAFQCCEHLNRSLVVDRSVMEQERLTEVSAVPVPTAGGSMASFAYKHMKDPVLVERIEAKGGLDIGDTLIGMHLKRIAVPLRVAQKNIGHAHITAAKTRPPLIGGARAVYVSQEEAGSCDH, from the coding sequence GTGAAGAAGATTCAAAGGGATGTTCGTTCTGTTGTTGATCAGCTTATGGAAACGGGCAGCCTTCAACCGGGTGTTTTTGTTATTGGTTGTTCAACAAGTGAGATTGCAGGGGAAAAAATCGGTACTTCAGGAAGTGAAGCTATTGCTGAAGTGGTTTTCAGTGAGCTGCAACATCTTGCGGAGCGCGCCGGCGTTCATCTCGCTTTCCAGTGCTGTGAACATTTGAATCGTTCGTTAGTTGTCGACCGTTCAGTGATGGAACAGGAGCGTTTGACAGAAGTTTCTGCCGTTCCTGTTCCCACTGCGGGTGGATCAATGGCCTCCTTTGCTTATAAGCATATGAAAGATCCCGTACTTGTGGAGAGGATAGAAGCCAAGGGTGGACTGGATATTGGTGACACACTCATCGGGATGCATTTGAAGCGTATAGCCGTTCCGCTTCGTGTGGCTCAAAAAAATATCGGCCACGCACACATTACGGCAGCGAAAACTCGACCTCCTCTCATTGGTGGGGCACGTGCGGTTTATGTAAGTCAAGAAGAAGCAGGTTCTTGTGATCATTAG
- a CDS encoding manganese efflux pump MntP, with the protein MTSLILLSIALGLDAFSVSLGMGLQAVRLRHAFFTGIVIGVFHMVMPGLGILLGKWLSDSAAEWAELSGGVMLFGLGAYAVFASFTEKHSVSYRMTGIGVWLFALSVSIDSFPVGFSLGLREAEVFISVLSFGLFSMVLTWTGFIIGRRAGGLLGTYSELLGGSILCALGLNAIF; encoded by the coding sequence ATGACATCACTCATCTTGTTATCGATCGCTTTAGGTCTGGACGCATTCTCTGTTTCATTAGGAATGGGGTTGCAAGCGGTAAGGTTAAGGCACGCTTTTTTTACTGGGATTGTCATCGGAGTTTTTCATATGGTCATGCCTGGATTAGGAATCTTACTTGGAAAATGGCTGTCAGATAGTGCAGCGGAATGGGCCGAATTATCAGGAGGAGTTATGTTGTTTGGCTTAGGCGCTTATGCGGTCTTTGCTTCGTTCACTGAAAAACACTCGGTTTCATACCGAATGACTGGTATCGGGGTGTGGTTATTCGCATTAAGCGTAAGCATTGACAGCTTTCCGGTTGGATTTAGTTTAGGCTTAAGGGAAGCGGAAGTGTTTATCTCTGTCCTTTCCTTCGGTTTATTCAGTATGGTGCTGACATGGACAGGCTTCATTATCGGCCGTCGAGCAGGAGGATTACTTGGAACATACAGTGAACTTCTTGGAGGAAGTATATTGTGTGCTTTAGGGTTGAATGCCATTTTTTGA